CTTATGTTCTGTGTGCTGCAAGCATTATGTTCGGATATCAGTTCTAGGCTAACTATATGTCTATAAGTTACGCTACTGTATTTTGAGACATGACACTTGTGTCAGGGTGGAATAAAGATCAGAACGCTATGCAGAATTATTTCTGCAGTTGACTTAGCTAACTACAGTAACTTGTTAACAGCTAACTTGTCATCATTTTAGTTATCAGCAGCACCCCTGGTAGACATAGGATgctaaaataatcctttgaCGTGCTGACATCTAACGTTTTTAACCTCTTTATGAGCCCAATAATGGTTCTCTTAGAGACAAGTGAAGTACTTCCATCTGAATGAAGAGCAAATCAGAGAAGTTGCTCTGTCAGGattgagaaacagacaaaaaatatttttaaattggcatttaaataaaacattcgaCACATTCGATAATTTTGAtgttgtgaaaatgaaacaatctttTGGAAAAGAACAGTCTGAAATCAAAtctggtgaaagaaaaaaaaacattcaacaaaacaataGTAAACTCATAAATGCAAACTGCACATACAAATCTGTTGAATTGTTTCAtaacattgtgtatttattcatatgagtatttatttcacaatgtaTTTCATGTAATATGGAACTACAAACAGgcatattttttgaaaaatccaTGTTTTGAACAGGTTTTGTATCATTTCTCAAGTAAAATAggaaaaaccttttcaaaaatTTAAAATTACTAAAATAAGACACATGTATTGAAATCTAAATTATGTGCATAACatgcttgaaaataaaaataaaaatcacaaaaagtatCCTGCATATAAccgttattattgtttttttaaagtaggcAATTGTACATACTGTGATTCATCCCGGATTCATTCCTAACTCGTCAAACACAAACGGTTGGTCAGGGCCCCTCGACGTCTGATACCGACACACGGAGGCACCCTTTATTGCCCGCATGAGACCCACTAGGCTTTAAAATAACTCCAAAGAAAACCTGCTGACATTATTATAAATGGTCAAAGCCACCGACATTGTATAAAGAGCCCGATAGTCCAGGGCAGGAGGGGATGTTGATGGGTCAAACTAACACTGTACTTTAATTCAGGAGTTCATTATCCGTTTTACcgtgcaaaaataaaagtaatcatGAACATTTAGACACGTCAGTCGTTAATCGTGTGAGTTGTTCGCATCACTAGTCATGTGAGTCTTGACTCACTCAGTAGTGACGTGTTAGCAAGTATATTAACATCACCCactctattcctaaacctaactaagggGTTTTGTTTACAAAACCACACTTTCTGtgaaggaagtttattttaaaaagacactgcATGTGACGAGATGAAACGGACACCCCGCCCTGACACATAAAACactgatgctagaggggtaCGTGGAGCTTTATAGTTTGAGGCTTAAGGCCACTGACCAAGAGtctgtatttgacaagttgggagtaAAAATGTGGAAACTGGTGATCATACAAGGTTTGCCTTCGCAGTATGTAGGTCTACAGATTGTTGAGAAAGTCTTCTCCAAAGGTAATAATCTCTCTCAGTGCTTTCAGGATCAGCGCATCAATGTCTTCATTTGTGTTGGTTTCTGAGTGGTAGTTCTTCACAAGAAAGAAGCAGTTCGGTGGCATGCCTATCAACATGCTCAATTTGTCGACCTAAGTAACAGCATTTCAGTTGATTAGTAAATGGCAAAGTAGAATAGATTTTTGTGCTCAAATTCAGAAagttacaaaatacaaaatcaccAATAGAAACCTACCTTTTGCTTCAAGTCCTTGTGATTATATACTTTTTATGTCTGTTGCCAGCTGAGGATACGCTTTATCAACTTTGGTGAGAATAGCCAGTTGGGGAATTCCTGTCAAGACAGAAATCTATTCAGTATTTGCTCTGCTGgtattttcatcataaaacCAGACCTGGTTCCATGAGTGCACACAGTTATAACCATTGTGATGTCTGCTCTTACCCATTTCACTGGCTGCTTCTCTGACTTCTCTCATCTTCTTCACAACTTCTGGACTCATTAAAGAAACATTGTCAGCAGGAACGACACAAACCAGGACGTGAACTCTGTCGTCCAGAGTCGGACATGAGTTgtagtcatcatcatcatcctgaaATTGGACTTCAGGATCGAACTataagtaacatttaaaaaagagaaactaatATTCACTATTTCATAGAACAGTTAAAATATAGCTTTTGACACAATAgttaactttgaaaaaaaagagttgattgcaaaacagtaaaaaaaggaaaagtacaCATCTTAAATAATGTCAGTTCAAAGTGTCGTACCTTGTAACCGTCCGGAACATGTCCCTTCATGGCCAGTTTCACGTCTTCCACATTAACTCCTCTgttagtcattttctcaaagccCATGATGtcattgaaaatgaaagagtaaAACCTATCTCGGCCTTTGTGGATTTTATAAGCCGTGTACTGTGAAACAGAAGGTGTAATCATTTGCATCACTTAAGCAAATCCATGATAAATttgcaatttaaaatgttaaacgGACATTGCTTCTTCCAAGAAAACAGCAGGGGGGGGCTTTAGATTATATTATAGGTACAAAAAAAGAACTGCATTTGTAAACCAATTACAGCAAATGTATGTGCTGTTTTTGCCAAATTTAAAGCACCAAATCAAAGCAACATCCAACAGTAAGGGGGTTCCCAAGGCTGTGTTACAGTTTTTAAATTTGGCGGGGAAAAAAGTTTATTAGTTAAGATCCTTCTTCATTAAagctgtacatttattttgacttctAGATTTACGGAAatatcaaacacatttcaatttaaatatgCAGCGTTTTCCCTGAGAAGctatttattactatttttacaGCCATCTGTAACATTTGCTCCAAACTATTTTGCTAAGGCTCAGTGTCGCCTGCTTTACCTAAAGTGTAATAATGGCACATTAATGTAGAAGGGAAACCAACACATCGACCTACAATACATCATAGATGTCCAATTAAACTGTCTGATTACTAAATGGTAATCCACACCTTCCAACCATCAGAATCTTGATTTTTCAGTGAACATGGTATAATGCTAAATGTTGGATTAGTGTACAGAAATGATCAGTGGAAATGCACTAATGTGATCAGTTATCTTAAAATGCTTTTATAGCCATTTCAGTTAAAGCTTCAAGGatcttttaaacatttcaaactgttcTTTAGAATCACCACAGTAAACAGTTATTCCTACTTTTTTGGTACAGTAGCCCCGGGAGATTGTGTCTGTCAAAGCTCGACGCGTAATTCTTCCTTGTAAAGCACTTTCAACAGAGTTGATGAAACTGGACTTGCCAGACCCGACTGGTCCATGAAGCATAATTCTGAGATTTTTGACATCTCGGTTTAGAGGTTTGTAAGATTCCACAAAATCAAGATTATCCTGGTGGCTCcttttaatcaaagaaaataacattagaACAAAGtactgttttagttttgttaatGAATGCACAACATGTGACTCATACTCACGCTGTCACAGCCCTCCATGGCTGACTAAAATATGCTAAAGAGAAAGTTACATATGTTAACATACAGCTTAAACTTCAACAACATCATGCATTTGTGAATTTTAGCAATATTA
This DNA window, taken from Anoplopoma fimbria isolate UVic2021 breed Golden Eagle Sablefish unplaced genomic scaffold, Afim_UVic_2022 Un_contig_11750_pilon_pilon, whole genome shotgun sequence, encodes the following:
- the LOC129115357 gene encoding interferon-induced protein 44-like isoform X1, with product MLTYVTFSLAYFSQPWRAVTASHQDNLDFVESYKPLNRDVKNLRIMLHGPVGSGKSSFINSVESALQGRITRRALTDTISRGYCTKKYTAYKIHKGRDRFYSFIFNDIMGFEKMTNRGVNVEDVKLAMKGHVPDGYKFDPEVQFQDDDDDYNSCPTLDDRVHVLVCVVPADNVSLMSPEVVKKMREVREAASEMGIPQLAILTKVDKAYPQLATDIKSI
- the LOC129115357 gene encoding interferon-induced protein 44-like isoform X2, which produces MGGAYFSQPWRAVTASHQDNLDFVESYKPLNRDVKNLRIMLHGPVGSGKSSFINSVESALQGRITRRALTDTISRGYCTKKYTAYKIHKGRDRFYSFIFNDIMGFEKMTNRGVNVEDVKLAMKGHVPDGYKFDPEVQFQDDDDDYNSCPTLDDRVHVLVCVVPADNVSLMSPEVVKKMREVREAASEMGIPQLAILTKVDKAYPQLATDIKSI